A DNA window from Brassica napus cultivar Da-Ae chromosome A4, Da-Ae, whole genome shotgun sequence contains the following coding sequences:
- the LOC106447761 gene encoding protein TPX2-like isoform X2: MTKVELKDTAHDKTKAAASKNVAKAPAKENKKPLAFKLHSGERAVKRAMFNYSVATNYYITRLQKKQEEKLQKMIEEEEIRMLRKEMVPKAQLMPFFDRPFLPQRSSRPLTMPREPSFGNVNSTCWTCVYNNQYYLYHIHHVHA, from the exons ATG ACCAAAGTGGAACTCAAAGACACAGCGCATGACAAAACCAAGGCAGCCGCTTCTAAG AATGTTGCAAAAGCACCagcaaaagagaacaaaaagcCTCTTGCGTTCAAGCTTCACTCTGGCGAGAGAGCAGTGAAACGTGCCATGTTCAACTATTCG GTTGCAACTAATTACTATATCACGAGACTgcaaaagaaacaagaagagaagTTGCAAAAG ATGATAGAAGAGGAAGAGATTCGTATGCTAAGAAAGGAAATGGTTCCGAAAGCTCAACTGATGCCTTTCTTCGACCGACCTTTCCTTCCACAGAG ATCAAGCAGACCGTTGACGATGCCAAGGGAACCAAGCTTTGGAAATGTTAACAGTACTTGTTGGACTTGTGTCTACAACAACCAATACTATCTCTATCATATTCACCATGTTCATGCTTAA
- the LOC106447761 gene encoding uncharacterized protein LOC106447761 isoform X1, producing MCTGKSSHTKSPPKYGKTSPTSSVLSLGSNGKRMTKVELKDTAHDKTKAAASKNVAKAPAKENKKPLAFKLHSGERAVKRAMFNYSVATNYYITRLQKKQEEKLQKMIEEEEIRMLRKEMVPKAQLMPFFDRPFLPQRSSRPLTMPREPSFGNVNSTCWTCVYNNQYYLYHIHHVHA from the exons ATGTGTACTGGAAAATCATCACACACAAAATCCCCACCCAAG TATGGGAAAACAAGTCCAACTTCTTCTGTACTCTCCCTGGGTTCCAACGGTAAAAGAATG ACCAAAGTGGAACTCAAAGACACAGCGCATGACAAAACCAAGGCAGCCGCTTCTAAG AATGTTGCAAAAGCACCagcaaaagagaacaaaaagcCTCTTGCGTTCAAGCTTCACTCTGGCGAGAGAGCAGTGAAACGTGCCATGTTCAACTATTCG GTTGCAACTAATTACTATATCACGAGACTgcaaaagaaacaagaagagaagTTGCAAAAG ATGATAGAAGAGGAAGAGATTCGTATGCTAAGAAAGGAAATGGTTCCGAAAGCTCAACTGATGCCTTTCTTCGACCGACCTTTCCTTCCACAGAG ATCAAGCAGACCGTTGACGATGCCAAGGGAACCAAGCTTTGGAAATGTTAACAGTACTTGTTGGACTTGTGTCTACAACAACCAATACTATCTCTATCATATTCACCATGTTCATGCTTAA